The Flammeovirga pectinis genomic interval GAGAGGATAGTCTTACTAAAGAAGGTGTTTTTAGTAATAGAGAAGGAAAACTCACTCATACACTGAGTCATATCCAGAGGATATCTTCAAAATTTGAATAACAAAAAAGGATGAAAGTTAGTTGTAACTTTCATCCTTTTTTGTTAAGCTTTTATATGTTTTTCTAAAAGTTGTTCTTCTAGTTTTATATTTTGATTTCCCTCCTTATCAGGAATTAGAGACATCGCATATTCACTTAATGATGTAATCGTTAAGCTTGGATTTACACCTAAATTACAAGGTATTATAGACCCATCTAAAACATACATATTTGGGTAATTATGTACTTCAAAATTATTATTGACTACACCCTCTTCTGCTGTATCTCCCATCTTACAACCTCCCAATATATGTGCTGTCATTGGAGTATTAAGAAGTATTTCTGACCCTGCATTCAATGGGACACCCTTTACTTTTTCTGCATACCTATGTAATACTTTTTGTCCAATATCTATATAAGCAGGAACAGCATTACTTTCTTTAGGATCAAAACGAATTGAGCCACCAAATAACCCTTTTTTCCATTCTAATTTTAAACTCTCTTCTAAAGATTGCATTACTAAAAGGATAATAGAGTTTTTACCCCAATTTCTAATTTTAAAGGTACTTCTGATAAAATCAAAGGGCTTTGTTAGAATATTACCTATCAGTTTAACAGCTCTAACACCTGTTTTTGCAGGCCCTGTTGCTAATGTTGCCATTCTACCCATTGCACCTGAGTTAGTGTTGTATTTAACGACTTCTATATGTGTATTCTCATCAGCATTAAAATAAGAACTAATAGCTACAGAATTATTTAATGTTCTATCAGCATTCGTGATACCACACAACATTTCTGAATTTGTTCTTATAGCATTACCTAGTTGATTAGATAAATTAGGTAAATTTTTACTATGAAACTTTTCTTTTAGTAGCAATTTCATAGTACCGATAACACCAGCACTAACAATGAGTCCTTTTGCTTTTATTGTTCTTTTTTTCTTATTCAACCATGAAGTACTTGATTGAACATCGATCAAATATTCTTCGTTTTTATAATGTATTCCTTTTGCTATTGTCTCAGGAAGTATTTCTGTTCCAAATTTTTCAGCAAAAAAGAGGTAGTTTTTATCTAATGTATTTTTTGCATTGTATCTACAGCCTAACATACAGCCTGCACATTTTATACATCCCTTTCTTTTTGGTCCTAAACCATTAAAATAAGGATCTATTTCTTTATTCTCATCTCCATAATAAACACCCACATTAACACCTCCAAAAGATTCCTCTTTTCCCATTTCTGTAGCAATTTCTTTTAGAATCAGATCTTCTGTGTGGAGATCTGTAAAAGGAATTGTTCCAAGCATAAATTTAGCTTTATCATAGAATGGTAAAAGTGTTTTCTTCCAATCAGTATTTAAATGAGACCATGCTTTATTGTTGAAAAATTTATCGGATGGAAACATATGTGTATTTCCATAAACATTACTTCCCCCACCAACGCCTACCCCTCCAAGAATAAATACTTCTTTGAAGAATGTAAGGCTTTGCGGACCAAAACATTTTAAGAAAGGAGCCCATAAAAATTTCGGAATATTCCAATCAGTTTTGGGTACATTTTCTGCATTTAATCTTTTCCCTTTTTCTATAACCAAAACCTTGTACCCTTTTTCTGAAAGACGCATTGCAGATACAGACCCTCCAAAGCCAGAGCCAATAATTACATAGTCATATTCTGTACTAATTTCCATGGTGTTTTTTGTAAGTTGAGTGTACTATTTAATATAATTCATAACACACTACATATTAAGTGATTGAATAATTACTCACTAATATTTAAATATATTTAAATTTAATGAGCATCAAAAACATATTGTGAAATTTCGAGATTGTTGTACGATTTTAGGATTAATCAACAACTTTTAAAAATGACAGAAAATTAGTCGTTAATTAAGATTATTCTTATTTGAAAACTTTATGGAAACTATGCTTGATTTTCATTAACCAACATATACTTCTATTCTATTAATAAGATTTAAGTTTTCAATTAAAAAGTAATTAAACAAGTACTATTGTATATGATAGTAGTTTGTCTGTATATAAAATAATGAAAAATAAAGATAATAAAGTTGGACTTATTGGACTAATAGCAATTGTTTTTGGTTCTATGGTTGGTAGTGGGGTATTTAATATTCCTCAGAATATAGCACATGGAGCAGCATTAGGAGCTGTTATTATATCATGGATAATTTCTGGAATCGGTATTTGGTTTTTGATACGCTCTTTTGCAATTCTATCTGATCAAAGGCAGGATATTAAATCTGATATATATGCTTATGCTGAAGAAGGGTTTGGGAAATATGTTGGCTTTAATGCTGCTTGGGGTTATTGGCTTTGTGCTGCATTCGGTAATGTAGCTTTTGCTGTTATGCTTAATGATGCATTTGGTTCCTTCTTCCCTATTTTACTCGAACACGGTAAGGAAATGATAATTGTAGGTTCTGTATTTATATGGCTAATGAATTATCTCTCTATGTATGGAACCAGTAACACTGCATTTCTCAATACCGTTTCTACAATTGCTAAGTTCATTGGTTTAATTGCAATTATAGGCTTAATGCTTATCTACACTCAAATAGATAATCTTAGTTTTGACATTTGGGGTACTAACTTAAACTTAGGTGGATTAGGTAGTCAGATAAAAAGTACTATGATGGTAACATTATGGTGTTTTATTGGTATTGAAGGTGCTGTAGTTATTTCTACAAAGGCTAAAAAAAGAGCAGATGTGTCTAAAGCTACAGCTATTGGTTTTTTCGCAGCTTTAATTATATATGTCCTAATATCTGTTTTATCATTTGGATTGATGAAACAAACAGAGCTTGCTCAATTATTAACACCATCTACTGGTGGAGTTATTGCTAGTGCAGTTGGTAATTGGGGTGTTCTTTTTGTAAATATATGCGTGATCATTTCAATTTTAGGAGCTTGGATAGCATGGACTATTTTAGTTGCTGAAGTACCCTCTCAAGCAGCAAAAAACGGTGTTATGCCAAAGTTTTTTGATTTAGACAACAAGCATGGTGCACCAAAAAACTCATTAATTATATCAAGTATAGTGATTCAAATAACATTGTTGTGTGTCGTTTTTGCACAGCATGTATATTTGGCTGCTATTAATATAGCTGGGGTAATGATTTTACCTACTTACTTTTTAAGTTCTCTGTTTTTGGTAAAAGAGGCTTACAACAGAAATATTTATAAGCAAGACATTAAAAAAAGAAGAAAAGCATTTTTAATTGGTTTATTCTCGTCAATATATTGTGCTTGGTTAATGTATGCTGCAGGTTTAAACTATATCTTAATGTCTTCTATTTTTTATGCAATAGGTTTTGGTTTTTATTATCAAATGCATAAAAAAGACACTTTTGTGTTATCCTTTAAAGAACGGATACTTGCTGCAATATTTATTTTTATAGCTTTAGTAGAATTATATCTATTAATCAGTGGAAAGGTATCAGCATAAATGATAAAGTAGTATTCAACAATACTTCGGTAATTTTTTCAAAATCCCTATAAAACATAAAAAGCTGTAATTTTGAAGTCCTACCAACAAAAAACAGCTAATTATGGAAAGCAGAGCTTTCATAGGACCAATATTATCAAAAATGTCTGACTTAAGAAAAAGTAAAGTCAACTTTTTAACAGAATGTTTTATACTCTTCTTGAGTATCAAGGGGAAAATTAATTTTCTTCAGTTATCAAGGTATGGTTCATATAGTGAAAAAACTTACCGAAATAATTTCGAATCAGGTTTTTCTTTTTCAGAATTTAATCATCATTTGATCAATGAACATTGTGGTGATGAAAAAATAATAGCTTTCGATCCTGTTTACCTCAGTAAAAGTGGTAAGAAAACCTATGGTTTAGGGAAATATTGGTCCGGATGTGCTGGTAAAGCTCAAAAAGGATTGGATTTATCAGGTATTGGAATTGTTGATGTAGAAAGTCGTAATGC includes:
- a CDS encoding GMC oxidoreductase, translating into MEISTEYDYVIIGSGFGGSVSAMRLSEKGYKVLVIEKGKRLNAENVPKTDWNIPKFLWAPFLKCFGPQSLTFFKEVFILGGVGVGGGSNVYGNTHMFPSDKFFNNKAWSHLNTDWKKTLLPFYDKAKFMLGTIPFTDLHTEDLILKEIATEMGKEESFGGVNVGVYYGDENKEIDPYFNGLGPKRKGCIKCAGCMLGCRYNAKNTLDKNYLFFAEKFGTEILPETIAKGIHYKNEEYLIDVQSSTSWLNKKKRTIKAKGLIVSAGVIGTMKLLLKEKFHSKNLPNLSNQLGNAIRTNSEMLCGITNADRTLNNSVAISSYFNADENTHIEVVKYNTNSGAMGRMATLATGPAKTGVRAVKLIGNILTKPFDFIRSTFKIRNWGKNSIILLVMQSLEESLKLEWKKGLFGGSIRFDPKESNAVPAYIDIGQKVLHRYAEKVKGVPLNAGSEILLNTPMTAHILGGCKMGDTAEEGVVNNNFEVHNYPNMYVLDGSIIPCNLGVNPSLTITSLSEYAMSLIPDKEGNQNIKLEEQLLEKHIKA
- a CDS encoding basic amino acid/polyamine antiporter, with the translated sequence MKNKDNKVGLIGLIAIVFGSMVGSGVFNIPQNIAHGAALGAVIISWIISGIGIWFLIRSFAILSDQRQDIKSDIYAYAEEGFGKYVGFNAAWGYWLCAAFGNVAFAVMLNDAFGSFFPILLEHGKEMIIVGSVFIWLMNYLSMYGTSNTAFLNTVSTIAKFIGLIAIIGLMLIYTQIDNLSFDIWGTNLNLGGLGSQIKSTMMVTLWCFIGIEGAVVISTKAKKRADVSKATAIGFFAALIIYVLISVLSFGLMKQTELAQLLTPSTGGVIASAVGNWGVLFVNICVIISILGAWIAWTILVAEVPSQAAKNGVMPKFFDLDNKHGAPKNSLIISSIVIQITLLCVVFAQHVYLAAINIAGVMILPTYFLSSLFLVKEAYNRNIYKQDIKKRRKAFLIGLFSSIYCAWLMYAAGLNYILMSSIFYAIGFGFYYQMHKKDTFVLSFKERILAAIFIFIALVELYLLISGKVSA